ATTGAGCTGTTCAACAGCAACAGGAAAGAAAAACAGATAATACGATCAAAAGTGCTGATCAATGCTACAGGTCCCTGGCTTGATTCCGTGCTGGACACACTGCCCCACAGCGAAAATGGAGAGCATATCCGCATGGTCAAGGGAAGCCATATTGTTGTGAAAAGCCTGTTCAACCATGACCGCGCTTATATTTTCCAGAATGATGACGGACGTATTATCTTTGCCATCCCGTACGAAGACAGGTTCACCCTGATCGGAACCACTGATGTGGACTACCACGGAAACCCCGACGATGTGGAGATATCCCCGGAAGAGATCCGATATCTCTGTGAATCGGCGGGAGAATACTTCACAACTCCCATCACTCCAGAGGATATCGTCTCCTCTTTTTCCGGTATCCGTCCACTGTTTGATGATGGAAGGAATGAGGCAAAAGCAGCCACCCGTGATTATGTACTCAAGCTGGACGCCCCAGACAACAGGACTCCACTGCTTTCCATCTACGGAGGAAAAATAACAACATACCGGAAACTGGCTGAATCGGTATTGAAAAAACTGGAACCTTTTCTGCCCCCGATGAAACAGCCCTGGACAGCAACAGCAGATCTACCGGGTGGCAATTTCCCTCCCGATGGATTCATGGAAGAGGTGCGTAAACTGCTGGCAACCTGCCCGGATCTTTCCAGAGAAACGGCAACAAGGCTCATGAGGACTTATGGCACCCTCGCAAAAAACATGTGCAGAAACCTTGCAAATGAAGCGACTTTCGGCCCCCACTTCGGCCATGGACTGTACGGTTTTGAAGTTGATTATCTCATTGACCGTGAATGGGCAAGGAGTGCTGAAGATATTTTATGGCGGCGTACCCGTCTCGGTCTCCTGTTCAGCCCGGCAGAAACGAAGCTGCTTGACGAATATATAAGAACACACTCACCAAAGGAAGAGATTTATGCAACTTGAGTTACAGAATATTTCCAAAAAGGTCGGAAACGAATTTCATATTTCCGATGTTTCTCTCACCTTTAACGCCGGGACACTCAATATTCTTCTGGGCCCGACTCTTTCAGGCAAGACCTCCCTCATGCGCCTTATGGCCGGTCTTGACCAGCCCAGTTCCGGCCGTATCCTTGTGAAAGGTCAGGATGTCACCGGTGTTGCCGTACAGAAGCGCAATGTAGCCATGGTCTATCAACAGTTTATCAACTACCCCAATCTCACCGTTTATGAAAATATAGCGTCCCCTTTGCGGATAGCGAAAACCGAACAGAAGCGTATTGAAGAAAAGGTGCAGAAAGTCGCAAAACTGTTAAAACTGGAAGACATGCTCAGTCGCAGTCCACAGGAACTTTCGGGGGGCCAACAGCAGCGAACGGCACTGGCTCGGGCTCTTGTGAAAGGTGCGGAACTCGTACTGCTGGATGAACCACTGGCCAACCTCGATTATAAATTGAGGGAAGAGCTGCGCGAAGAACTGCCACTTATTTTTGCTGAAACAGGGTCAATTTTCGTCTACGCCACAACGGAACCCTCCGAAGCCCTGCTCCTGGGCGGCAATACCGCCACGCTCCACGAGGGAAGGGTAACCCAGTTCGGGAAAACCCTGGAGGTCTTCAACAGGCCTGGGAATCTTGTCACAGCGAAGACCATTTCCGATCCTCCCCTGAACTGTCTGCCGGTAACCAAGCTCAACAACACTATGCTTTATAAAAGCCATGTGGAGATTCCCCTTATCGACAAGCTGCCGCAACTCCCGGATGACGACTATACCATCGCCTTCAGACCTCACCACCTCTTTCTGAAAAAGAACCCGGCAGCAGCAGATATGATTCAGGTCAGAGCCAAGGTTGTTGTGGCCGAGATTACCGGATCCGAATCCTATATCCATATAGATGTAGCCGGAGTCCGCTGGGTTGTCCTGACCAAGGGAATTCATAATTTTGATGTCCATGATACCATTGAGGTCTTTCTTGATCCGGCAACATTTTATGTCTTTGACAGAAACGAACAACTTGTAGTTACTCCGGAAAAACTTCCGTTAGCATAGAAGGAGATTGTCATGGCCAGCATAACCCTGAAAGATATTGCCCATTCCTATACGGGTGAATCGGAAAACCCCGATGATTTCGCCCTGAAAAAACTCAATCTCACCTGGCGGGATGGTGGAGCATATGCCCTTCTCGGACCTTCCGGTTGCGGAAAAACAACCCTGCTGAATATCATCTCCGGCCTGCTCACCCCAACACGGGGCCAGGTTCTCTTTAATGACAAGGATGTTACCGGACTACCAACACAGGAAAGAAATATTGCCCAGATTTTCCAGTTTCCCGTCATCTACGATACCATGACGGTTTTTGAAAACCTGGCCTTTCCACTGAAGAACCGAGGTCGAAAAAAAACGGAAATAGAACCCAGAGTCATTGAGCTGGCAACAATGCTGGGCCTTGAAAACGAACTGCATACCAAGGCCCAGCATCTGACTGCCGATGCCAAACAGAAAATTTCTCTGGGCCGGGGCCTTATCCGCAAGAGCGTCAACGCCATTCTCTTTGATGAACCGTTGACAGTCATTGACCCACAGCTCAAATGGGAACTCCGCTCCCAGTTGAAATTCCTTCATAAACAGTTTGCCTTCACCATGATCTACGTCACCCATGATCAGACGGAAGCCCTGACCTTTGCGGACGAGGTAATCGTCATGTATGAAGGCGAAATTGTTCAGGTCGGTACTCCGGAGGCTCTTTTTGAGCGCCCGGAACACACATTTGTCGGCTACTTCATCGGTTCCCCGGGTATGAATATCCTGCCCTGCAAGCTCCAGGAAAAAAACAACATCCAGGTCGAGGGACAGACTATTACTCTTGATAAAAAATACGCCCGTATCGATCCCACGGCCAAAATAGAACTGGGTATCAGACCTGAATATCTCGACCTGGCTCCGCCGGGGAAGGGCGGGTTGCCTGCCAGAATTCTGAGGGTAGACGATATCGGTCGACATAAGATTGTCCGGGTTGCCCTGGGAAGCAGAGAACTCAACGTTGTGGTTTCCGAGCTTACCGGCATGACAGGAGATGAAACCAGCCTCCTTGTCGACACCAGTCATGCAAACCTGTACATCAACGACCATCTCATTTCAGGAGAAGAACTGTGATAGAAAAACAAGTCAACCAGAAGGCATGGTTCATGGTGCTGCCTGTCTTTCTGCTGGTCGCTTTCAGTGCCATTATCCCATTGATGACCGTGGTCAATTATTCGGTCCAGGACACCTTCGGCAACAACCAGTTTTTCTGGGTCGGTATGGACTGGTTCCGCGATCTGATTCATTCGGAGCGTTTTCACGATGCCTTTCTGCGCCAGCTGCTCTTTTCCGGCATAATTCTGCTGATCGAAATCCCCCTGGGAATCAGTATTGCCCTGGCCATGCCGAAAAAAGGCTGGGGTGTTCCTGTCTGTCTGATCGCCATGGCCCTGCCACTTCTGATCCCCTGGAATGTCGTTGGTACCATCTGGCAGATTTTCGGCCGTGTGGATATAGGCCTTCTCGGCCACAGCCTCGACTCCCTGGGCGTTGACTACAACTATACCCAGGATCCACTTGCCGCCTGGGTTACTATTATTGTCATGGATGTCTGGCACTGGACCAGTCTTGTCGTTCTCCTCTGTTACGCAGGTCTCTGCTCCATCCCGGATGCTTATTACCAGGCGGCCCAGATTGACGGAGCGTCCCGCTTTTCGGTCTTTCGCTATATCCAGCTTCCCAAGATGCAGAGGGTTCTGTTGATTGCTGTCCTCCTGCGCTTCATGGACAGCTTTATGATCTACACTGAGCCCTTTGTCATTACCGGCGGCGGCCCCGGCAACTCCACAACCTTCATGTCCATTGATCTTGTAAAAATGGCCATCGGTCAATTTGATCTCGGCCCTGCCGCGGCCATGTCTCTTATCTATTTTTTAGTAATTCTTCTGCTTTCCTGGGTGTTCTATACGGTGATGAGTAACATCGGAGAAGAAAGTTCAAACGGAGGTTCCTGATATGCGCTGGAAATGGCTGATACCCGTAGTTTATATTCTTTTTCTGCTCCTGCCCATCTACTGGCTGGTCAATATGAGCCTGAAAACCAATGAAGAAATTCTCTCGGTCTTCAGCCTCTGGCCACAGAACCTGACCTTTGCCAATTACCGGGTTATCTTTACCGACGCGTCCTGGTATTCAGGCTATATCAATTCGATGATCTATGTTTCCATCAATGTGGTCATCTCCGTCTGCTTTGCTCTGCCGGCAGCTTACGCCTTTTCCCGCTACAGTTTCGTGGGCGACAAACACCTTTTTTTCTGGCTGCTCTCCAACCGGATGGCACCACCGGCGGTTTTTGCCCTGCCCTTTTTTCAACTCTACTCGTCCATCGGCCTCTTTGATACTCATATCGCGGTGGCCCTGGCCCATTGTCTCTTCAACCTGCCCCTTTCCGTCTGGATTCTGGAAGGGTTTATGTCGGGAATTCCAAAGGAAATTGATGAAACGGCCTTTGTGGACGGTTATTCATGGCCCAGGTTTTTCATTAAGATTTTCATCCCCAATATTGCTTCCGGTATTGGTGTCACTGCCTTTTTCTGCTTTATGTTTTCCTGGGTGGAGCTGCTGCTGGCCAGAACCCTTACGGCCGTCAATGCCAAACCTATTTCGGCTATCATGACCCGTACTGTTTCCGCATCGGGACTTGACTGGGGTGTTCTCGCCGCAGCCGGCGTCCTCACTATCCTGCCGGGTGCGCTGGTTATCTGGTTTGTACGTAACCATATTGCCAAGGGTTTCGCCCTTGGACGAGTTTAAGAGAGGGGGAATACAATGAATCTCAACTGGATGGCCTGGACCAAACCAACTGCCGCTTTTTTTATAATAATATTCTGCCTGCTCGTAGCCATGACTATCTGGGAAATTAAAAGTCCCGGTGGTGCGCCCAGAGTCGGCATTCTCAGGTTTGAAACCACACGGGGAGACCGGCTCTTTGTATCACTGCTCGGTTCCGCTTTTATCCATATATTCTGGCTGGCCTTTTTCAGTGCCAGCCTCTGGTGGGGATTTGCAATAGCCTGTGTGTACGCAATTTGTGTTTTTTTATGGGTATAACGCCTGTATTTTTTCCAGTTCCGTCCCGGACTGATTCCGCCGGCGGAATAATCGTACCTGAATCCTGTACTTTTTTATGCCTCGTATTCCTGAGAGGCAAGCAAAGACGCCGAATTTGCCAATTGCGGGATTGAGGTAAACGTAAAACAACAGAGGAGGAAATCGATGATCAAAAAGCTTGTTACTGCAACTGCAATGGCGGCCCTGCTGGCAGGTCCCATATCTGCCCAGGCGGGAAGCGCTGAGGCCCAAAAATGGATCGACAATGAATTTCAACCTTCAACCCTCTCCAAAACGGAACAGATGAAGGAGATGGAGTGGTTTATCAAAGCAGCCGAACCCTACAAGGGCATGGAAATCAACGTGGTTTCCGAAACCATCACCACCCACGAATATGAGTCTAAAACCCTTGCCAAGGCATTTACCGAAATTACCGGTATCAAAGTCAACCACGATCTCATCGGTGAAGGTGA
The DNA window shown above is from Desulfomarina profundi and carries:
- the glpD gene encoding glycerol-3-phosphate dehydrogenase; this encodes MKTIVFDLVIIGGGINGCGIARDAAGRGLSVFLCEKNDLASGTSSASTKLIHGGLRYLEYYEFRLVKEALREREILLTHAPHIVWPLRFILPHHKGLRPSWLIRLGLFLYDHMGHRKLLPPTSTVNLATDEAGIVLKKNYRKGFEYSDCRVLDSRLTILNALDAADLGAEIHTGTSFVSAKRVEDTWHIELFNSNRKEKQIIRSKVLINATGPWLDSVLDTLPHSENGEHIRMVKGSHIVVKSLFNHDRAYIFQNDDGRIIFAIPYEDRFTLIGTTDVDYHGNPDDVEISPEEIRYLCESAGEYFTTPITPEDIVSSFSGIRPLFDDGRNEAKAATRDYVLKLDAPDNRTPLLSIYGGKITTYRKLAESVLKKLEPFLPPMKQPWTATADLPGGNFPPDGFMEEVRKLLATCPDLSRETATRLMRTYGTLAKNMCRNLANEATFGPHFGHGLYGFEVDYLIDREWARSAEDILWRRTRLGLLFSPAETKLLDEYIRTHSPKEEIYAT
- a CDS encoding ABC transporter ATP-binding protein, yielding MQLELQNISKKVGNEFHISDVSLTFNAGTLNILLGPTLSGKTSLMRLMAGLDQPSSGRILVKGQDVTGVAVQKRNVAMVYQQFINYPNLTVYENIASPLRIAKTEQKRIEEKVQKVAKLLKLEDMLSRSPQELSGGQQQRTALARALVKGAELVLLDEPLANLDYKLREELREELPLIFAETGSIFVYATTEPSEALLLGGNTATLHEGRVTQFGKTLEVFNRPGNLVTAKTISDPPLNCLPVTKLNNTMLYKSHVEIPLIDKLPQLPDDDYTIAFRPHHLFLKKNPAAADMIQVRAKVVVAEITGSESYIHIDVAGVRWVVLTKGIHNFDVHDTIEVFLDPATFYVFDRNEQLVVTPEKLPLA
- a CDS encoding ABC transporter ATP-binding protein — encoded protein: MASITLKDIAHSYTGESENPDDFALKKLNLTWRDGGAYALLGPSGCGKTTLLNIISGLLTPTRGQVLFNDKDVTGLPTQERNIAQIFQFPVIYDTMTVFENLAFPLKNRGRKKTEIEPRVIELATMLGLENELHTKAQHLTADAKQKISLGRGLIRKSVNAILFDEPLTVIDPQLKWELRSQLKFLHKQFAFTMIYVTHDQTEALTFADEVIVMYEGEIVQVGTPEALFERPEHTFVGYFIGSPGMNILPCKLQEKNNIQVEGQTITLDKKYARIDPTAKIELGIRPEYLDLAPPGKGGLPARILRVDDIGRHKIVRVALGSRELNVVVSELTGMTGDETSLLVDTSHANLYINDHLISGEEL
- a CDS encoding carbohydrate ABC transporter permease, producing the protein MEKQVNQKAWFMVLPVFLLVAFSAIIPLMTVVNYSVQDTFGNNQFFWVGMDWFRDLIHSERFHDAFLRQLLFSGIILLIEIPLGISIALAMPKKGWGVPVCLIAMALPLLIPWNVVGTIWQIFGRVDIGLLGHSLDSLGVDYNYTQDPLAAWVTIIVMDVWHWTSLVVLLCYAGLCSIPDAYYQAAQIDGASRFSVFRYIQLPKMQRVLLIAVLLRFMDSFMIYTEPFVITGGGPGNSTTFMSIDLVKMAIGQFDLGPAAAMSLIYFLVILLLSWVFYTVMSNIGEESSNGGS
- a CDS encoding DUF2160 domain-containing protein; the encoded protein is MNLNWMAWTKPTAAFFIIIFCLLVAMTIWEIKSPGGAPRVGILRFETTRGDRLFVSLLGSAFIHIFWLAFFSASLWWGFAIACVYAICVFLWV
- a CDS encoding carbohydrate ABC transporter permease, with protein sequence MRWKWLIPVVYILFLLLPIYWLVNMSLKTNEEILSVFSLWPQNLTFANYRVIFTDASWYSGYINSMIYVSINVVISVCFALPAAYAFSRYSFVGDKHLFFWLLSNRMAPPAVFALPFFQLYSSIGLFDTHIAVALAHCLFNLPLSVWILEGFMSGIPKEIDETAFVDGYSWPRFFIKIFIPNIASGIGVTAFFCFMFSWVELLLARTLTAVNAKPISAIMTRTVSASGLDWGVLAAAGVLTILPGALVIWFVRNHIAKGFALGRV